One Cynocephalus volans isolate mCynVol1 chromosome 5, mCynVol1.pri, whole genome shotgun sequence DNA window includes the following coding sequences:
- the PPARD gene encoding peroxisome proliferator-activated receptor delta isoform X1, with protein MEQPQEETPEVREEEEKEEVAEAEGAPELNGGPEPALPSSSYTDLSRSSSPPSLLDQLQTGYDGASCGSLNMECRVCGDKASGFHYGVHACEGCKGFFRRTIRMKLEYEKCERSCKIQKKNRNKCQYCRFQKCLALGMSHNAIRFGRMPEAEKRKLVAGLTASEGSQHNPQVADLKAFSKHIYSAYLKNFNMTKKKARSILTGKASHTAPFVIHDIETLWQAEKGLVWKQLVNGLPPYKEISVHVFYRCQCTTVETVRELTEFAKSIPSFSNLFLNDQVTLLKYGVHEAIFAMLASIVNKDGLLVANGSGFVTREFLRSLRKPFSDIIEPKFEFAVKFNALELDDSDLALFIAAIILCGDRPGLMNVPQVEAIQDTILRALEFHLQANHPDAQYLFPKLLQKMADLRQLVTEHAQMMQRIKKTETETSLHPLLQEIYKDMY; from the exons ATGGAGCAGCCACAGGAGGAGACCCCTGAGGTccgggaagaggaggagaaagaggaagtggcagaggcagaaggAGCCCCAGAGCTCAATGGGGGACCAGAGCCTGCACTTCCTTCTAGCAGCTACACAG ACCTCTCCCGGAGCTCCTCGCCTCCCTCGCTGCTGGACCAGCTGCAGACGGGCTATGACGGTGCCTCGTGTGGCAGCCTCAACATGGAGTGCCGAGTCTGCGGGGACAAGGCGTCAGGCTTCCACTATGGTGTTCATGCATGCGAGGGCTGCAAG GGCTTCTTTCGCCGGACAATCCGCATGAAGCTGGAGTATGAGAAGTGTGAACGGAGCTGCAAGATCCAGAAGAAGAATCGCAACAAGTGCCAGTACTGCCGCTTCCAGAAGTGCCTGGCACTGGGCATGTCACACAATG CCATCCGCTTTGGCCGGATGCCAGAGGCTGAGAAGAGGAAGCTGGTGGCAGGGCTGACAGCAAGTGAGGGGAGCCAGCACAACCCACAGGTGGCAGATCTGAAGGCCTTCTCCAAGCACATCTACAGCGCCTACCTGAAAAACTTCAACATGACCAAAAAGAAGGCCCGCAGCATCCTCACCGGCAAAGCCAGCCACACAGCG CCCTTTGTGATCCACGACATCGAGACATTGTGGCAGGCAGAGAAGGGGCTGGTATGGAAGCAGCTCGTGAACGGCCTGCCGCCCTACAAGGAGATCAGCGTGCACGTCTTCTACCGCTGCCAGTGCACCACGGTGGAGACCGTGCGGGAGCTCACTGAGTTCGCCAAGAGCATCCCCAGCTTCAGCAACCTCTTCCTCAACGACCAGGTCACCCTTCTCAAGTATGGTGTGCATGAGGCCATCTTCGCCATGTTGGCCTCCATCGTCAACAAAGACGGGCTTCTGGTGGCCAATGGCAGTGGCTTTGTCACGCGTGAGTTCCTGCGCAGCCTCCGCAAGCCCTTCAGTGACATCATCGAGCCCAAGTTTGAGTTTGCTGTCAAGTTCAATGCCCTGGAACTTGATGACAGTGACCTGGCCCTATTCATTGCAGCCATCATTCTGTGTGGAG aCCGGCCAGGCCTCATGAACGTGCCGCAGGTAGAGGCCATCCAGGACACCATCCTGCGTGCCCTGGAGTTCCACTTGCAGGCCAACCACCCCGATGCCCAGTACCTCTTCCCCAAGCTGCTGCAGAAGATGGCCGACCTGCGGCAGCTGGTCACTGAGCATGCCCAGATGATGCAGCGCATCAAGAAGACTGAGACCGAGACCTCACTGCACCCCCTGCTCCAAGAGATCTACAAGGACATGTACTGA
- the PPARD gene encoding peroxisome proliferator-activated receptor delta isoform X2, which translates to MEQPQEETPEVREEEEKEEVAEAEGAPELNGGPEPALPSSSYTDLSRSSSPPSLLDQLQTGYDGASCGSLNMECRVCGDKASGFHYGVHACEGCKGFFRRTIRMKLEYEKCERSCKIQKKNRNKCQYCRFQKCLALGMSHNAIRFGRMPEAEKRKLVAGLTASEGSQHNPQVADLKAFSKHIYSAYLKNFNMTKKKARSILTGKASHTAVTLLKYGVHEAIFAMLASIVNKDGLLVANGSGFVTREFLRSLRKPFSDIIEPKFEFAVKFNALELDDSDLALFIAAIILCGDRPGLMNVPQVEAIQDTILRALEFHLQANHPDAQYLFPKLLQKMADLRQLVTEHAQMMQRIKKTETETSLHPLLQEIYKDMY; encoded by the exons ATGGAGCAGCCACAGGAGGAGACCCCTGAGGTccgggaagaggaggagaaagaggaagtggcagaggcagaaggAGCCCCAGAGCTCAATGGGGGACCAGAGCCTGCACTTCCTTCTAGCAGCTACACAG ACCTCTCCCGGAGCTCCTCGCCTCCCTCGCTGCTGGACCAGCTGCAGACGGGCTATGACGGTGCCTCGTGTGGCAGCCTCAACATGGAGTGCCGAGTCTGCGGGGACAAGGCGTCAGGCTTCCACTATGGTGTTCATGCATGCGAGGGCTGCAAG GGCTTCTTTCGCCGGACAATCCGCATGAAGCTGGAGTATGAGAAGTGTGAACGGAGCTGCAAGATCCAGAAGAAGAATCGCAACAAGTGCCAGTACTGCCGCTTCCAGAAGTGCCTGGCACTGGGCATGTCACACAATG CCATCCGCTTTGGCCGGATGCCAGAGGCTGAGAAGAGGAAGCTGGTGGCAGGGCTGACAGCAAGTGAGGGGAGCCAGCACAACCCACAGGTGGCAGATCTGAAGGCCTTCTCCAAGCACATCTACAGCGCCTACCTGAAAAACTTCAACATGACCAAAAAGAAGGCCCGCAGCATCCTCACCGGCAAAGCCAGCCACACAGCG GTCACCCTTCTCAAGTATGGTGTGCATGAGGCCATCTTCGCCATGTTGGCCTCCATCGTCAACAAAGACGGGCTTCTGGTGGCCAATGGCAGTGGCTTTGTCACGCGTGAGTTCCTGCGCAGCCTCCGCAAGCCCTTCAGTGACATCATCGAGCCCAAGTTTGAGTTTGCTGTCAAGTTCAATGCCCTGGAACTTGATGACAGTGACCTGGCCCTATTCATTGCAGCCATCATTCTGTGTGGAG aCCGGCCAGGCCTCATGAACGTGCCGCAGGTAGAGGCCATCCAGGACACCATCCTGCGTGCCCTGGAGTTCCACTTGCAGGCCAACCACCCCGATGCCCAGTACCTCTTCCCCAAGCTGCTGCAGAAGATGGCCGACCTGCGGCAGCTGGTCACTGAGCATGCCCAGATGATGCAGCGCATCAAGAAGACTGAGACCGAGACCTCACTGCACCCCCTGCTCCAAGAGATCTACAAGGACATGTACTGA